The Methanoculleus marisnigri JR1 genome window below encodes:
- a CDS encoding DUF2178 domain-containing protein, whose translation MFKIVYKGSSMKRNTFYLLAGIVALAEVGIFWLAVQVERPILIQVAFVLGILLLYLARRRVDETIEDERTAMITQKAALRTLEVSWVVFFVISLGGAVAAFSRPLGLRPPHPPDPNVTHMVVIRLQDHPDFLSFDLFGRFAIGQLVLLCLMIFLYVGFRMYYARKYGEWDTDEEQD comes from the coding sequence ATGTTCAAGATCGTATACAAAGGCAGCAGTATGAAGCGAAACACGTTCTATCTTCTGGCCGGGATCGTTGCGCTCGCCGAAGTCGGCATCTTCTGGCTCGCGGTGCAGGTCGAGAGGCCGATCCTGATCCAGGTTGCGTTCGTCCTCGGCATCCTCCTGCTCTATCTCGCGCGGCGGAGGGTGGACGAGACGATAGAGGATGAACGGACGGCGATGATCACCCAGAAGGCAGCGCTCCGGACGCTGGAGGTCTCCTGGGTGGTTTTCTTCGTGATCAGCCTGGGGGGCGCGGTTGCTGCGTTCTCAAGGCCGCTCGGGCTGCGCCCGCCCCATCCGCCGGACCCGAACGTCACGCACATGGTGGTGATACGGCTGCAGGATCATCCCGACTTCCTTTCCTTCGACCTCTTCGGCAGATTTGCCATCGGCCAACTGGTACTCCTCTGCCTGATGATCTTCTTGTACGTCGGGTTCAGGATGTATTACGCCCGCAAGTACGGAGAATGGGATACCGATGAAGAACAGGATTAA
- a CDS encoding helix-turn-helix transcriptional regulator encodes MKNRIKVYRAMHDLTQEGLANELGVTRQTILAIEKGKYDPSLELAFKIAGFFGVTIEDIFLYGDAAERK; translated from the coding sequence ATGAAGAACAGGATTAAGGTCTACCGGGCGATGCACGACCTGACCCAGGAAGGGCTCGCAAACGAGCTCGGGGTCACCCGGCAGACCATCCTCGCCATCGAGAAGGGGAAGTACGATCCGTCGCTCGAACTCGCCTTCAAGATCGCCGGGTTCTTCGGCGTCACGATCGAGGACATCTTCCTCTACGGCGATGCGGCAGAGCGGAAGTAA
- a CDS encoding COG1361 S-layer family protein, translating to MMKHNLCIVLLLLSAIVGAAAAANTSLEEQIAVTGVTVNPDALMRGDTGTVTVEIKNTGETGVAISRAELYPNGISVVNDKTYDSVGTIGPGNTMSFTFTVRADASDGIYYPIFYLDLRDSGSIRYSVPVTVESTEIQVNIVDAPKTFPANSEDTIVLSVGNPRGNSVNGVTVTPTGEGVASTQTAVFLGALSPDEEKNASFRIQASQSTKLTFDVSYRNGLNEHHATLTIPVEIGERAVEPEMVVNNIEVARSGSTVTLTGDVTNAGLKDAYSVKVTVDDPATPTDPYPVYVVGGLESDDFSSFEITCLAQGASSIPLLVQYKDEDGETHSETVTVSLSSTEQTGAGNQVQTGGSGVITRSGPQTVTRSGGMGMSFGGGFAQVPLLEIGLVAVGGVAVAVAWRKGYFGKIRDRIRK from the coding sequence ATGATGAAACACAACCTTTGCATCGTGCTTCTCCTCCTGTCGGCAATCGTGGGTGCCGCCGCCGCGGCCAATACGTCGTTGGAGGAACAGATTGCGGTCACCGGGGTCACCGTCAATCCCGACGCGCTCATGCGCGGAGATACGGGCACGGTGACGGTCGAGATCAAGAACACCGGGGAGACGGGCGTCGCCATCAGCAGGGCCGAACTTTATCCCAACGGCATCTCCGTCGTCAACGACAAGACCTACGATTCGGTGGGCACCATCGGCCCCGGGAACACCATGTCGTTCACGTTCACCGTGCGGGCCGATGCCTCGGACGGCATCTACTACCCGATCTTCTACCTGGACCTCAGGGACAGCGGGAGCATCCGCTACTCCGTCCCGGTGACGGTCGAAAGTACCGAGATCCAGGTCAATATCGTCGACGCCCCGAAAACCTTCCCGGCAAACAGCGAAGACACCATCGTTCTTTCCGTCGGTAACCCCCGCGGGAACAGCGTGAACGGCGTAACGGTCACCCCGACCGGCGAGGGCGTCGCAAGCACCCAGACAGCCGTCTTCCTTGGAGCCCTCTCGCCGGACGAGGAGAAGAACGCCTCGTTTCGGATCCAGGCATCGCAGTCGACCAAACTCACCTTCGACGTCTCCTACAGGAACGGTCTCAACGAACACCACGCCACCCTGACCATCCCCGTCGAGATCGGCGAGCGGGCGGTCGAACCGGAAATGGTGGTCAACAACATCGAAGTCGCCCGGAGCGGCAGTACGGTCACGCTGACCGGCGACGTGACCAACGCCGGCCTGAAAGATGCCTACTCCGTCAAGGTCACCGTCGACGACCCCGCGACCCCGACCGACCCCTACCCGGTCTACGTCGTCGGCGGACTGGAGTCCGATGACTTCTCGAGTTTCGAGATCACGTGCCTCGCCCAGGGCGCATCTTCGATCCCGCTTCTTGTCCAGTACAAAGACGAGGACGGTGAAACCCACAGCGAGACCGTGACCGTCTCCCTATCCTCCACAGAGCAGACAGGTGCGGGCAACCAGGTCCAGACCGGCGGCTCGGGAGTGATTACACGGAGCGGCCCCCAGACAGTGACCAGATCCGGGGGCATGGGCATGTCGTTCGGCGGCGGGTTTGCGCAGGTCCCGCTCCTTGAGATCGGCCTCGTGGCCGTCGGGGGCGTGGCCGTCGCCGTCGCGTGGCGGAAGGGTTACTTCGGGAAGATCCGTGACCGGATCCGGAAGTAA
- a CDS encoding ABC transporter ATP-binding protein, with translation MSIPVIELDDVTKVYPLPAGDVTALSGISIRIDEGEFVAIMGPSGSGKSTLLNQIGCLDRPTSGDLFLAGKNTREMDDRELTSLRLSSIGYIFQKFNLIPLLSAYENVEYPYIMKHRKNDDTGRVRDLLALVGIDESLSTHKPNELSGGQQQRVAIARALVNDPAILLCDEPTGNLDSQTGTQIMEALSELHKKGRTIVMVTHESEIAAYAERTIVIRDGRVA, from the coding sequence ATGAGCATACCGGTTATCGAACTCGACGACGTCACGAAGGTCTATCCCCTCCCTGCAGGCGACGTCACGGCCCTCTCCGGGATATCTATCAGGATCGACGAGGGGGAGTTCGTCGCCATCATGGGGCCGTCGGGGTCGGGAAAATCAACCCTCCTCAACCAGATCGGGTGCCTCGACCGCCCCACCTCGGGCGACCTCTTCCTCGCAGGGAAGAACACCCGGGAGATGGACGACCGGGAGCTGACCAGTCTCCGGCTCTCGTCCATCGGCTACATCTTCCAGAAATTCAACCTCATCCCGCTTCTCTCCGCCTACGAGAACGTCGAATACCCCTACATCATGAAGCACCGCAAAAACGACGACACCGGGAGGGTGCGGGACCTTCTCGCCCTGGTCGGAATCGACGAAAGCCTCTCGACCCATAAGCCGAACGAACTCTCCGGCGGTCAGCAGCAGCGCGTTGCAATCGCCCGGGCGCTCGTGAACGACCCGGCGATCCTCCTCTGCGACGAGCCGACCGGAAACCTGGACTCGCAGACCGGCACCCAGATCATGGAGGCGCTCTCGGAACTCCACAAAAAAGGCCGGACGATCGTCATGGTGACCCATGAATCCGAGATCGCGGCATATGCAGAACGGACGATCGTCATCCGGGACGGGAGGGTGGCATGA
- a CDS encoding ABC transporter permease, whose translation MIGNDIILALSVRSVRLHFLRSVLAALGIVIGVVAIASIGMMGTNMTLSVTEELSDMANKLTVTPYTGGGGVTMGGPGIRIAAGGSSDDDDFIAEDQFRDIERIVAKYGTAYTVRSESDRIEVGSETGRATIYGLDPDIIRELLVVEEGEYPKSTTSVVIGPTLAERLDLKVGSKIDIGDPDEGPTTTVRVVGVLEERGMSMDLSTDMAIIGTDKLFTGIYGGEGEYDQVNVVVNDINNADAVKTAIEDELNRKEDTVTVQDSSRMMESITSSLSTMTTFVMAIAAISLLVAAVSIFNVMMMSVNERVREIGILRSIGTQRTEILRMFIYEAGILGLVGAIIGAVASLIIGYIVVLGMVGTAEYFFAPASIVYVPMAMAVGAAICIVTGVYPAWRASNLDPIEALRAE comes from the coding sequence ATGATCGGAAACGACATCATCCTCGCACTCTCGGTAAGAAGCGTCCGGCTTCACTTCCTGCGATCGGTCCTCGCCGCCCTCGGCATCGTCATCGGCGTCGTCGCCATCGCCTCGATCGGGATGATGGGGACGAACATGACGCTCTCGGTCACGGAAGAACTCTCTGATATGGCAAACAAACTCACCGTCACCCCCTACACCGGCGGCGGGGGCGTGACGATGGGCGGACCGGGGATCAGGATCGCCGCTGGCGGCTCCTCCGACGACGACGATTTCATCGCCGAAGATCAATTCCGGGATATCGAACGGATCGTCGCGAAGTACGGGACCGCCTATACCGTCAGGTCCGAGTCCGACCGGATCGAGGTAGGATCGGAGACAGGGAGGGCGACGATCTACGGTCTCGACCCCGATATCATCCGCGAGCTCCTCGTCGTCGAGGAAGGGGAGTACCCCAAGAGCACGACCTCGGTGGTCATCGGGCCGACGCTTGCGGAAAGGCTCGACCTCAAGGTCGGGAGCAAGATCGATATCGGCGACCCCGATGAAGGGCCCACCACGACCGTCCGGGTCGTCGGGGTCCTCGAAGAGCGGGGGATGTCGATGGATCTCTCCACGGATATGGCGATCATCGGCACGGATAAACTCTTCACCGGGATCTATGGCGGCGAGGGGGAGTACGACCAGGTCAACGTCGTCGTGAACGACATCAACAACGCTGATGCGGTCAAGACGGCGATCGAAGACGAACTCAACAGGAAGGAGGACACCGTCACCGTCCAGGACAGCAGCCGCATGATGGAGAGCATCACCTCGTCGCTCTCCACGATGACGACGTTCGTGATGGCGATTGCCGCGATCTCGCTCCTGGTTGCCGCGGTCTCGATCTTCAACGTGATGATGATGTCGGTGAACGAACGGGTGCGGGAGATCGGGATCCTCCGCTCCATCGGAACGCAGCGAACCGAGATCCTGCGAATGTTCATCTACGAAGCGGGGATCCTCGGGCTCGTCGGGGCGATCATCGGTGCCGTCGCGAGCCTCATCATCGGCTACATCGTCGTGCTCGGCATGGTCGGCACCGCCGAATACTTCTTCGCACCGGCAAGTATCGTCTACGTCCCGATGGCCATGGCCGTCGGCGCCGCGATATGCATCGTCACCGGGGTCTACCCGGCGTGGCGGGCCTCGAACCTCGACCCGATCGAGGCGTTGAGGGCGGAGTAA
- a CDS encoding tetratricopeptide repeat protein, with amino-acid sequence MATRDENPGRWYHRGQGLCTTSCFNEAVVCYDKALELSPDDPVLWRRRGFALIRAGRYEEAVASFDRALALDPEDATAWQRKGYVLAHLGEHDSAVACCDRALMLDPEHILAWQSRGWVLGAMCRYDEAAECYEAVLSIDPERGSAAWHRDRMRERRDIEALVSEIREAGRVIEVPACIRDVARERDYGNVDLARAVLRELARRVERAAVPRR; translated from the coding sequence ATGGCGACTAGAGATGAGAATCCCGGAAGATGGTATCACAGAGGTCAGGGTCTCTGCACCACCAGCTGTTTCAACGAGGCGGTCGTCTGTTACGATAAGGCACTTGAACTATCCCCCGACGACCCCGTTCTCTGGCGGAGGAGGGGGTTTGCTCTTATCAGGGCCGGCCGCTACGAGGAGGCGGTCGCCTCTTTTGACCGGGCGCTCGCGCTCGACCCCGAAGACGCGACGGCATGGCAGAGAAAGGGCTACGTTCTCGCGCACCTCGGGGAGCACGATAGCGCCGTCGCCTGCTGTGACCGGGCGCTCATGCTGGATCCGGAGCATATCCTCGCCTGGCAGAGCCGGGGCTGGGTGCTCGGGGCCATGTGCCGCTACGATGAGGCGGCAGAGTGCTACGAGGCGGTTCTCTCGATCGACCCGGAGCGGGGATCGGCGGCCTGGCACCGGGACCGGATGCGGGAGAGAAGGGACATCGAAGCGCTCGTGTCCGAGATCCGGGAGGCCGGGCGCGTCATTGAGGTGCCGGCCTGCATCCGCGACGTCGCCCGGGAGCGTGACTACGGCAATGTGGATCTCGCGCGGGCGGTGCTCCGGGAACTCGCCCGCCGGGTGGAGAGGGCGGCAGTCCCGCGGCGATGA
- a CDS encoding flavodoxin domain-containing protein, which yields MAERILVAYATRYGSTAEVAEAIGDELRKVGAEVDVRPVDEIRDLSPYRAAVIGSPIYMGKWLPEPQVFIEKNQQRLRTIPVAYFSVGLTVTDRSPEILRKAEASMDAVRMLVNPVEVGIFPGKLESSGLSFTDRTIVKMIRAKTGDFRDWEIVRSWAQAVHRKLTAA from the coding sequence ATGGCAGAGAGGATTCTTGTTGCCTACGCCACCCGCTACGGCTCTACCGCAGAAGTGGCGGAGGCGATCGGCGACGAACTCCGGAAGGTCGGCGCAGAGGTCGATGTAAGGCCGGTGGACGAAATCCGGGATCTCTCCCCGTACCGGGCCGCCGTCATCGGAAGCCCGATATACATGGGGAAATGGCTCCCGGAACCGCAGGTCTTCATCGAGAAGAACCAGCAGCGCCTGCGCACCATCCCGGTCGCCTACTTCTCCGTGGGGCTCACGGTCACGGACAGAAGCCCCGAGATCCTCAGGAAAGCGGAAGCATCGATGGACGCGGTCAGGATGCTCGTTAATCCGGTGGAAGTCGGGATCTTTCCGGGTAAACTGGAGAGCAGCGGCCTGTCCTTCACCGACCGCACCATCGTCAAGATGATCCGGGCCAAGACGGGAGACTTCCGCGACTGGGAGATCGTACGTTCCTGGGCGCAGGCAGTGCACCGGAAGCTCACAGCGGCGTGA
- a CDS encoding MBL fold metallo-hydrolase yields MNKYSFVARMPDKPGALHRAAEIVKSYSGNIIRIQYDRRIDPATVFFEVTAAQESYSRMKEDLHAIGYLQESLPTLGFLKFSVYLPHEPGSLFELLTYITGAGANIAYIDFDDRRPDPGRVTISLNVEETAIVESLLDRLKSRYRLEILEYDTTGERLDDTVFYVRFAQAVRGLIGTAEDEFLLSLLQDVNHIVQELNSLGQDPREVFESILLTGRTLRDTTGDRFYADVQRISLTDDVEVFCFQMPGGGNIFLLRAPGEIVMIDTGYGIYHEDAVRMFRHYGLGDPGNIRRIYITHADADHCGAGGLFEAKAYTHTGSLEIIRRANRAYGSRSESSILEEVYTTVINLFSHFTPPGDLEVFPAKEIGMRSIFPVLARFTVHDLEFEVLESLGGHMHGQVYFFCPTHGIIFTADTLINFGSLDEERKRYNSLADFLVTSVNVDSDRARRERTALLELIQNLDKELAPSGRRCLVACGHGAISALSNGRLEAVGRIERYRAKEGQD; encoded by the coding sequence GTGAACAAATACTCTTTCGTAGCCAGAATGCCCGACAAACCGGGCGCGCTGCACCGCGCGGCCGAGATCGTCAAGTCATATTCGGGCAACATCATCCGCATCCAGTACGACCGCCGGATCGATCCCGCCACGGTCTTCTTCGAGGTGACCGCAGCACAGGAGAGTTACTCCCGGATGAAGGAAGACCTTCACGCGATCGGCTACCTCCAGGAGTCGCTGCCCACGCTCGGGTTTCTCAAATTCTCCGTATACCTCCCTCACGAACCCGGATCCCTCTTCGAACTCCTCACCTACATCACCGGTGCGGGGGCGAACATCGCCTACATCGACTTCGACGACCGGAGGCCGGACCCCGGGAGAGTCACGATCAGCCTGAACGTCGAAGAGACCGCGATCGTCGAGAGCCTGCTCGACCGGCTGAAGTCCCGCTACCGTCTCGAGATCCTGGAGTACGACACCACCGGTGAGAGACTCGACGACACCGTCTTCTACGTCCGATTCGCCCAGGCGGTGCGCGGGCTGATCGGGACGGCCGAGGACGAGTTCCTGCTCTCGCTCCTGCAGGACGTCAACCATATCGTCCAGGAACTCAACAGCCTCGGGCAGGACCCGAGAGAGGTCTTCGAGTCCATCCTGCTCACGGGCCGGACACTCCGGGACACCACCGGCGACCGGTTTTACGCGGACGTCCAGCGCATCAGCCTCACCGACGACGTCGAGGTCTTCTGCTTCCAGATGCCGGGCGGTGGGAACATCTTCCTGCTCCGGGCCCCGGGCGAGATCGTGATGATCGATACTGGATACGGGATATACCACGAGGATGCCGTGCGGATGTTCCGGCACTACGGGCTCGGGGATCCCGGGAATATCCGGAGGATCTACATCACCCATGCCGATGCCGACCACTGCGGGGCGGGCGGGCTTTTCGAGGCGAAAGCGTATACGCACACCGGGTCGCTCGAGATCATCCGCCGGGCGAACCGAGCATACGGGTCGCGCAGCGAGTCCTCGATCCTCGAAGAGGTCTACACGACCGTCATCAACCTCTTCTCGCACTTCACCCCACCCGGGGACCTCGAGGTCTTTCCGGCGAAGGAGATCGGCATGCGCTCGATCTTTCCTGTCCTCGCGCGCTTTACGGTCCACGACCTCGAGTTCGAGGTGCTGGAATCTCTCGGCGGGCACATGCACGGCCAGGTCTACTTCTTCTGCCCCACGCACGGGATCATCTTCACCGCCGATACGCTGATCAACTTCGGGAGCCTCGATGAAGAGCGGAAACGCTACAATTCGCTCGCCGACTTCCTGGTGACCTCGGTCAACGTCGACAGCGACCGCGCCCGCAGGGAAAGGACGGCGCTGCTCGAACTGATCCAGAACCTGGACAAGGAACTCGCCCCGTCAGGCCGCCGGTGCCTGGTCGCGTGCGGTCACGGCGCCATATCCGCCCTCTCGAACGGGAGACTGGAAGCGGTCGGGCGGATCGAACGCTACCGGGCAAAAGAGGGGCAGGATTAG